A DNA window from Brassica napus cultivar Da-Ae chromosome C1, Da-Ae, whole genome shotgun sequence contains the following coding sequences:
- the LOC125579936 gene encoding uncharacterized protein LOC125579936 has translation MSSSSSSDDVDERLDDIIDQIVEETHNDIVEPQPNNRRRRAYVERYREGGHNRLWNDYFSVDATYSAQFRRRFRMNKDLFMRIVYELSENIPFFQHRQDATGRFGHTPVQKCTAAIRQLAYGSATDAVDEYLRIGESTALLCLHMFTDGIIRLFGDEYLRRPTPADLRRLLDIGETRGVKNVVNGHPYKLAYYLTDGIYPEWSTFIQSITLPQTPKQELFAKVQEATRKDVERAFGVLQARFAIVKNPALSMNKTKIGKIMRASNDPCACPVDILGSTHKDHY, from the exons atgtcatcatcatcatcatcagatgaTGTCGACGAAAGATTGGATGATATTATCGACCAAATCGTCGAAGAAACACACAATGATATTGTGGAGCCCCAACCAAATAATCGACGGAGACGTGCTTATGTAGAACGATATCGTGAAGGAGGCCATAACCGTTTATGGAATGACTACTTCAGCGTAGACGCGACATACTCGGCACAGTTCAGACGGCGTTTTCGCATGAATAAGGATTTATTCATGCGTATTGTCTATGAACTCTCAGAGAACATTCCGTTCTTTCAACATAGACAAGATGCAACCGGGAGGTTTGGTCATACACCGGTTCAAAAATGTACGGCAGCAATTCGTCAGCTTGCTTATGGTTCTGCAACTGATGCGGTTGACGAGTATCTCCGAATTGGTGAGAGCACTGCACTTTTGTGTTTACATATGTTCACTGATGGAATCATCCggttgtttggagatgagtatctacgaagacCCACACCGGCGGATCTTCGACGACTtctcgatattggagagacacgcgg GGTAAAGAACGTGGTCAACGGGCATCCGTATAAATTGGCGTACTACCTCACAGACGGGATATATCCagaatggtcaacatttatccaatctatcacaCTCCCCCAAACTCCTAAACAAGAGTTATTTGCTAAAGTTCAAGAAGCAACCCGTAAAGATGTggagcgggcttttggagttCTACAAGCCCGGTTTGCGATTGTGAAAAACCCGGCTCTTTCAATGAACAAGACAAAGatagggaagattatgagagcat CTAATGATCCATGTGCATgcccagtagacatactcggatcAACGCACAAGGACCATTATTAA
- the LOC106445769 gene encoding uncharacterized protein At4g06598 isoform X1, which yields MAGTKGSESVRSLMNPGKSALLPPKIPFPSGLMGSRLSHKVSVEKAHQRTSSESHLVEEELPFWLDDLLNEPESPARKSGHRRSASDSYAYLDVANAATTISDFSYRNPAASIQRGIQELDPSQDASFYADGSFLKQRNRPSGARPSWTRESVGGGKHMGASSYMSQDATAETKRFSSEENNSNPQPGAYEADNTKRAKQQFAQRSRVRKLQYISELERNVQTLQAEGSKVSAELDFLNQRNLILSLENKALKHRLESIAQEKLIKQLEQEVLEREIGRLRALHQQQQHTRQQSASHKRASSKDLDSQFSTLSLNAKDSNCRRDSLSVMGQFHF from the exons ATGGCTGGCACCAAGGGATCAGAGAGTGTTAGGAGTTTGATGAACCCAGGGAAAAGTGCTTTGCTCCCTCCAAAGATCCCGTTTCCTAGTGGTTTGATGGGTTCAAGGCTCAGCCACAAGGTTAGTGTTGAGAAAGCTCACCAGCGGACATCCTCTGAGAGCCATTTGGTAGAAGAAGAGCTTCCCTTTTGGCTTGATGATCTTCTCAATGAGCCTGAGAGCCCTGCTCGCAAGTCTGGTCATAGGCGTTCGGCAAGCGACTCTTATGCTTACCTTGACGTGGCTAATGCTGCTAcaaccataagtgatttcagcTATAGGAATCCAGCTGCTTCTATTCAAAGAGGAATTCAAGAGCTTGATCCTAGTCAGGACGCTTCCTTTTACGCTGATGGTAGTTTCCTGAAGCAGAGGAATCGACCATCTGGGGCTCGTCCTTCTTGGACTCGAGAGAGTGTTGGTGGTGGGAAACACATGGGAGCATCATCTTATATGTCTCAAGATGCAACAGCAGAAACAAAGAGGTTCTCTTCTGAGGAAAACAACTCCAATCCTCAGCCTGGGGCGTATGAGGCTGATAATACAAAACGAGCCAAACA GCAATTTGCACAACGATCACGGGTACGTAAGCTCCAGTACATATCTGAGCTAGAAAGGAATGTACAAACATTGCAG GCAGAAGGCTCCAAAGTTTCAGCTGAGCTTGATTTTCTCAACCAGAGGAATCTTATTCTGAGTTTGGAAAATAAAGCTCTTAAGCACCGCCTTGAAAGTATAGCTCAGGAGAAGCTTATCAAACAGC TGGAACAAGAGGTGCTGGAAAGGGAGATTGGAAGACTACGAGCTCTGcatcaacaacaacagcatACTCGTCAACAATCAGCAAGTCACAAACGTGCAAGTAGCAAAGATCTGGACTCTCAATTCTCGACTCTTTCCCTGAACGCTAAAGATTCCAACTGCAGGCGTGACTCTTTATCTGTGATGGGTCAGTTCCACTTTTAG
- the LOC106445769 gene encoding uncharacterized protein At4g06598 isoform X2, translated as MAGTKGSESVRSLMNPGKSALLPPKIPFPSGLMGSRLSHKVSVEKAHQRTSSESHLVEEELPFWLDDLLNEPESPARKSGHRRSASDSYAYLDVANAATTISDFSYRNPAASIQRGIQELDPSQDASFYADGSFLKQRNRPSGARPSWTRESVGGGKHMGASSYMSQDATAETKRFSSEENNSNPQPGAYEADNTKRAKQQFAQRSRVRKLQYISELERNVQTLQWNKRCWKGRLEDYELCINNNSILVNNQQVTNVQVAKIWTLNSRLFP; from the exons ATGGCTGGCACCAAGGGATCAGAGAGTGTTAGGAGTTTGATGAACCCAGGGAAAAGTGCTTTGCTCCCTCCAAAGATCCCGTTTCCTAGTGGTTTGATGGGTTCAAGGCTCAGCCACAAGGTTAGTGTTGAGAAAGCTCACCAGCGGACATCCTCTGAGAGCCATTTGGTAGAAGAAGAGCTTCCCTTTTGGCTTGATGATCTTCTCAATGAGCCTGAGAGCCCTGCTCGCAAGTCTGGTCATAGGCGTTCGGCAAGCGACTCTTATGCTTACCTTGACGTGGCTAATGCTGCTAcaaccataagtgatttcagcTATAGGAATCCAGCTGCTTCTATTCAAAGAGGAATTCAAGAGCTTGATCCTAGTCAGGACGCTTCCTTTTACGCTGATGGTAGTTTCCTGAAGCAGAGGAATCGACCATCTGGGGCTCGTCCTTCTTGGACTCGAGAGAGTGTTGGTGGTGGGAAACACATGGGAGCATCATCTTATATGTCTCAAGATGCAACAGCAGAAACAAAGAGGTTCTCTTCTGAGGAAAACAACTCCAATCCTCAGCCTGGGGCGTATGAGGCTGATAATACAAAACGAGCCAAACA GCAATTTGCACAACGATCACGGGTACGTAAGCTCCAGTACATATCTGAGCTAGAAAGGAATGTACAAACATTGCAG TGGAACAAGAGGTGCTGGAAAGGGAGATTGGAAGACTACGAGCTCTGcatcaacaacaacagcatACTCGTCAACAATCAGCAAGTCACAAACGTGCAAGTAGCAAAGATCTGGACTCTCAATTCTCGACTCTTTCCCTGA